From the Caloenas nicobarica isolate bCalNic1 chromosome 2, bCalNic1.hap1, whole genome shotgun sequence genome, the window TTTGCCATTTGTACTCTGACAGAACACAGAAGGACTGAGTTAAAGTAGCACAGTGGAAGTTTATTGTATTTGCTGTAGAAGCTGCCCAGTGTGTCTGAGACATCATTATGGCTCTAAGACATAGGACACAGGTTCTACAGAGGACCTCTGGTCTTCTGGAAAGGCACTTGGAGGCTAGGCAGGCTATCTAAGCTGCATCAAATGACATCTATTATAGGAAGCTGTATTCCACTCTGATTTGTCATAtggttaaaaatgaaaatgtaaagaacTAACTCATCCAGCTTTGTTCACTCTCTGTTCTCACTGCcttcagaaaatggaaacttGTTTAAAGACAGCTTCTGACAATTTTACTTGTGGCTCAGGTGCTAGTATGTGTGTGCAGTCTTTGTGCTGAAgatgtgaagaagaaaatatgctgcATGCATTAAGGGAAATAGTTTTCGTGCCAGATTTTGTGTGGATTTAAAGACTGACAGGAATTTCtctccctcattttttttcactcctttttcCACCTGCAGTCTAGGATATAGGTCAGTATATTCCCATACCGTGTTTAATCTGAAAGGCCTTTGCCTGGTAGCTTCAGCATCGAACTTTGTTGCCCAGTTTCCTTTAAAGTAGAATGCATTTATCAGAACCAGTTTCGTGAGCGAATCTACAGATCCAGGAGGCAGCATATTTTGGATTTTACCTACGGAAAACAGAAGGGCATTTACACATTTGTGCTGTTTTACTGTTTCAAAGTGTTGGCACAATTTCTGCAGCCAGGGAAATTGTAAATGCTGACACAGATTGCTTCTAACTTGAGATTATTCGCAAATGCATGATTACTGGGGTAACCTTGATTTTCAAAGAAGAGTAAGCCACGTTCCTCACATGTTCAGATGAAGTGCACTAATTTTAGTAAGGGCTTGCCAGTGAATGACTGCTTTAGGAAAACAGATCCGATTTACCTTTCTGAGGAGAATTGGTTACCTGCCTTGGGCCTCTTGGGTACAGAGACTTTGTTCAATGCCAAAACAGCGTATTTTTGAATTGGGAGAGAAGAGGCGGGAGCTTACCTTCAGTCTGTTGTTCGACTCTGGAATTGATCTCTCTTCTGATTTCATCTGCAGCTCCCACAAAGTCAACTGATTGTGGCTCTGCATTGTAGTATTTCTTGGCTAACTGCAAGTATTCCTGCAGCGCAAGAGAGGCAGCTGTCTTATGTTTATTGCCTGCCAACATGAATGCTAATAAATAGCTAACATGATAAAAATGCCATAGACTATAAGCATATCTTTTTGTTAAAGGAACGAAGTATTTTTAGTGGAAATagtcattttaaatgtttatacCTAACAACATCTGCAGATCACCCTGAAATTAGATATATATCCCATAAAACTAGAATTATAGTGCCCAAAGTCTCAGGAAGAGtgtcacagaaaatatttgtgttaaGGATAACAACATGATTTGCAGATGTagtgaaaatattcaaaagcatATAGTTTATGGTATGTTGTCATAGAAAGATCATAAAGAAAGATCATAAAGGTTAATTAGCACTACATAATATGAATAAATTGCCTACCTACCTTACTGAAAGGCAATGTTTTTTCTCCATATAACTGGTTGACACTTGTAAGCAGGTAATTTTTAGTGGGTTGGTTGATTTCAAAGTTGAGTGCTTTAAACCCAGCATGGATATTATCTGATTTGCCAATTTCTGtcttggagaaaagaaaaataaagttaatcATCCATTGTGTGAAACAGTTCAAAATTTCTAATTTCTTCCTTCATGCAGCTCCATGTAAAGTGTTTCTATTGAGATAATCTGTCACCTATATTGCAACACAAGAGGTATTCTAAACTAGACAGctattaaaagaataatttgaaaTGATTGAAAGTTGCAGACATAGTACAGGCACAGTAAGTGTCTCAGAATGCAAGTGGTAAGAGCCTGAACTATGTAAAACATTTAAAGGTTTCTAAGTGGAGACTGTGAAACTAAGTATATCCAGAGGGTGAGAGACAGAATGTAATTGTTAAACAATGCATGAAGATTTGGTTGTGTGACTCCTCTCATTTATGGAAGCTGAGTGTGTTACATGGAAAGCTCGCCCTTGAATTTCATAGTTTTGCTCttaatgttaatattttgtaattttttttttccattgcagtAATTGGAGTAAATTTGTTATGTTGAAATAACAGGATTAAATGAATGTAGGCTCAAACTCTCAAATGAGCTCAAGGAAGTTATGCTGTGAACTAGTAAACTAAAAATCTGTGCTGTATTCATCTTGTCATTACCTCAGATTCAGAGGCATGAACAGACACTTAAATTTCTAAACTATTAGAACAGTCTCTTTGCCCTACCCACAGCGCTCTGTAATTCTTACAGTTCAAACAAGCATTACTCATGCGGAACAATCCCGCTTTTGTTCATGCAGTGCAAATGGGTTGTTGACGTAGCCCCTAAAATAAATCTTCCAGCCATGGGATTAGGCTGTGGGATGCAGATCTGTGTTGCCATTCATCAGAACTTGTGGCTGCTGGGGCTTTGTGGGCAGACTGGAGGGAAATGGCTCAAGCCCACAAAGAATAACAGTgatgggaaagagcagagagaagagcttgATGCCACCATGGTTGAATTGTCAATGAGGAAAAACTGCCTTTGCTGACTCAGAAGgcttgtgtttgcttttccGTATTTTTCTGCTATCTTAAATTACATATACTTTGACACAACACGCCTGACAGTACATCAAAGAAATATCTCAGGAATataatgatttttgtttctctaagATTCATTGCAAGTAACTCATCTATCTTGTCAAATTCCAACATgtcaatttattttgttaagtTCTCAACTGAAATGGAGACCAATTTCCGAAGTGTGTCAAGCATAGGTAGCCTAGAAAAGTTAATGTTCTGGGTTTTCTTGCCTTGATGCTGTAATCAAATGTGTAGTAGGACAGCTTTGTTCTTGTGATTAGCTCTCTGAGATAGGGACTGTGCCCGGTCAAAAAACATGTTGCTAAATAGCTACCTATTGAACAGTAATAATTTGAGAAAGAAATCTCTTGTCAAAGCTAAAGGAAAAGGATCAAGAGATACATTGACAGAAAATGGTAatgtgaaattttaaattttgcaaatTTGAGGTTAGTTTTTGCAATTCTGCCTAAAAAGGGGAAGCATGTAATAAGTATTGCATTAGGTGAAGGTATCACAGGATGCTGTACCAATTAATTGTGTACACTACATCTGAGAAAGGCAAACATAGGGAAATGCAAATGTGGAAGGAAAGTACAAGAAATAGAAGATGTGAACATGCCCATAGCTCGATCTCTAGACTTGGTGAGATACCTTCTGGAAACAAGCACATCGATTTGATAGATGCTCTTCTGTTCTGGAATAGACTTGCATTTTTATGGTTGTGGTGATGTTTCTGGCTCCCTCAGCTTTGTTAAAATGAAGTACCTATAGTGGAAAAATCAATAATAAatgcaacaacagaaaatttACTATTTCAGTAAAGTCTTTCAGTGATGTCATGGGACTGGTGATGAAGAGAGTCAAACTCATATTTTATTCCTGAATCCAATCCTGACTGAATATGAAATCTTTGGTTAGGTCTTGACGCCCATGTGTACAAAATGGCTTGAGCACACTAAGCTGAATGCTGCAGGGCAAAACTCTCATGTACCTGGCCTGTCTAGataaattttccttctttgagtTGTGCCCTGGGCTGACCAAATAATACCTGAGAAAGCCAGTTATCTCCAAATGGAAACTAGCAAAGCAGAAGTCTAAATGGAGAGCTGCTATGTGCCAGAAGGCATGAAAATGATGGAGGCAGTTTCATGCTTAAATCCCTTGCTCTGGCCACGTGCACCTTAACCAGACTACAAAGAGGTGCATCCAACCTTGGGACATTTTTCAGAAGACCTAtgtcttttggtttgttttcccatCTTCCTAACAGAAGATGGCTCCTTTCTTTGTTACCCTGCCAGCCCTCTTTTGTCCTGTAAATCAGGAGTTAGATCACCACCTTAGCAGGTAGGACAACTTCTTCTCCCTTGGCAGATGCAAACTCACAAGCCTCACCTCCTGTGGTAGGAACTAGGTAACTATGCATTGAGGCTGTTCTCACTGCTGCTTGCTGAAGCTGTGCATTTTGCACAAATGCAGTTGAAGGATTTCAGCAGGTGATTTTGCCTGTAAAAGACATACTCCAAAGGAGGTGTCGTAGTCTCATCCTGACCGAGTTTCTTCTCTAACCTTGTGGATGTGGATTTATGTTAGCAGACTGCAAAGCTTGCAAGAGCTATAGGGGAGAGTCTTTTTGTGGGGGGTCACTTCCAAAGAGATGAGACATGAGACAGGAATTGTCTGTTGCAAAGTAGAAGGAGAATTCAGGTGTCCCTCTCCCTGGTGAGTGCTCAAGTTACTGAGCTTTGGGATAATGATCCCTTATTTCTGCTGGTGAGATTCAAAAGGAGACACTGTCACCAGTGCCACCTCTCTCATTTCTTGGAATTCCTGTTTCCAGAGGCTAGAGTAGACTATTTCTTTGACCTGCACAAGTAAACAACTGGTCTATTAATTACAGTGCACATCACGGGTAAGACAGAAGCTGGCATATGTGTGTAAAGTTTTGATTAGAGTAATTTTTCTGCTTATGGCTTTCCTCTGTTCCATCATAATAAGTTTCTTGTATAGAGGATGTTATTCCAAGAGATCTATCCTTTCAGACAGCTACCTTTTGAAGCCCAGACTCACCTTTGCCATCTGATCTGCAGTGTTACCTTTGGCTCCCAAATAAACAGTCACCAGGGCAGATGCAATACTGATAGGGGAGAACAAAATATTCTTGTCACCATCTTCCTGACACTCATGTTTGAAAAAGTCAAGAGCAAAGCTTGTATTTGCTTTATTCAAAGCTTCCATTGTTCTGAACCTGCACggagagggagaaaagatgCTAACAGTGAACGACTAATTTGATTGCTGTGTGTCTGCAAGATTCTCTTCAGtttttgaagtttcttttgTGATTTAAAGGCTTTCTAAAAGTATTTACCTATATGAAGAACAAGGAGGATTAAATATTATTAAGTCACATAAAGTTGAGCATGTCCCATTTCACTGATGACACTAGCTATCATTTGGgttacagaaaaagcagcattcaatcctattttgtatttgttcaCCAGGACATTTGTTACACTGTCCTTCACAGCAACTTGGAGTGACAGTTGATAATATTACTTGCCAGTGCCTGGGCTAGCCGATACTGAGAGATTCTCTCTTATGACAACTTTTATGCTTCAATTTGTACAAGAGCACTTTGATGCTCATGGCTGGAGTGAACAAATACTCTGGTAACAGTAACAGTCAAACTATTCCTTTAGGATAAAGCAAAATACTCCTTCCAATCCTTAGACAAGCACTGCCCCAACTATTGAATCCTAAATTCCctttttgactttaaaaaatgtcCTGAAACTCTGTCTTACAGTGCTAGGCCAGATCATAGCTTCCCAGTTCTTCCGCGGGACAAGCTTTCCATATTCAATAGACCACAAATGCTTCTATTTGTAATTTGCATTGCAGGTTTAGCCAAGAGCTCTAGGCAGGGACTAGTAGCTATTCTGGTTGGTATAGTATGGCCTTAAAGACAGTTTGTGTCCTGAGCAGTTTGCACACCAGGAGCTGTCTCTGAGGAGCACAGGAACAAATTAGCTGACTTAAGCAAACACAGTGGTTCTTACTCTGCTGTGATATATATGCTAGCCAGTGAGCTCTAGAATTTGTAGAACACTGTACAATAAATTattcttcctgtatttttttaagacttaCATCTTCTAGACCATGCCTGTGTCATCTTAGTAAATTACTTTCTGAAGCATTTGTTGTCTCTGATTCAGATCCCCgacgcctttttttttcctatgcattTGTCAACAAAGCAACATCATCCAAGAGTATATGTAATAAATAATCTCTAGAAATAATTACAGTACCTTGTTTTGTGCAGGGAGAAATACTGCTGCTCTGCGTGTCTCCAAGGTTTCTGCAGTTCACGTGAAGGATAGGGTGGATTTATACTGTGTCGGGCCAGTTCTGCAAAGATTCTTATGACTCATGACTGTGCGATTCATTATGCCCTGAAGGCCACATCCCTGTGGAAGACCTGAATCATCTCAGAGTGGGATGTGAAGTGACGGTATGATACCATACATGAACCTTACAAAGCTGACTGCATAAGTATTTCTATAAACAATTTTGTGGCAACAGGTTAGTAACAACTTGAAATTGCACTACTTTAAAAAACCTTTCTTTTGTGGTTTAGAGGGTTTAAAAAATGTAGTTGTACTTCTTTTATGATTCCTctaatagaaattatttctgagacAGACAGAGAAAGGACAGGACTTCCTATATGCGACTTGTTCTATTGTCTGTTTCCTActgataaaatatttgtcaCTCCTAGTGCGTTTCTGTTTtagaaaaatggattttgttAATCTTGAAGGATTCTAAGACTGTAATTAGGGAAATGTTGTCAGTGTGAGATAGTGAAGGTTGAAGAAGAGTCACCAGACCCTTGTCTTTATTATCGGTGGTGACATCACTAGAACCTGATGTGGGTCTTAGattagacattttttttcttctgctgttgtttCTCCACCCTAATCTGAAAGCTGCAGTGTAGCACCTCAGAGATGTATTCCTCATTTTCCATTCCAGAAATAGATATTCTGTCAAATCCTCTTATTCTTCTTGCCTTGGCTACTAAAATACCTCCTTCCCTGCTTTTGCTCACAGTCATGCTGTCTCTTCCGCTGTTGTCCTTGTTGTTATGTGTTCATCTCCACTCTCACCTTTGACTGAAAAACCTCCTGTAATTCTACGCTTGccctttatttcattctttacCTCTCTGCACTGTTGATATTACCACCTTGAAAACCTGAGTAGGAGCTGCTTGTCTCTCCAGGGCTGCCTCCTCAACACTGAGCAAGACTCATTCACAAAGGTCTATCTCCTTGGTATAATCTACCTTCTGAGACCTTTCTTCTGACTCACTCTCTACGAACATACATTTAACATGGGCTTAAGTTGTAGGTCTGTGGCTGGCACAGAGGATCCTCTAATGAGGAATGA encodes:
- the LOC135984826 gene encoding serpin B10-like, yielding MEALNKANTSFALDFFKHECQEDGDKNILFSPISIASALVTVYLGAKGNTADQMAKVLHFNKAEGARNITTTIKMQVYSRTEEHLSNRCACFQKTEIGKSDNIHAGFKALNFEINQPTKNYLLTSVNQLYGEKTLPFSKEYLQLAKKYYNAEPQSVDFVGAADEIRREINSRVEQQTEGKIQNMLPPGSVDSLTKLVLINAFYFKGNWATKFDAEATRQRPFRLNTRTTKTVPMMHLSDKLNWTYIESVQADALELPYVNNDLSMFILLPSDITGLQKLERELTFENLSAWTSPELMEKTKMEVYLPRFTLENKYDLKSTLSRMGIQDAFTKGQADFTGMSEKGELFLSQVFHNCYLEVNEEGTEAAAASSAALASRSLGAAVIFVADHPFLFFIRHNKTKSILFLGRFSSP